In Rahnella variigena, one DNA window encodes the following:
- the flgE gene encoding flagellar hook protein FlgE yields MSFSQAVSGLSAASTDLDVIGNNIANSATVGFKTATASFADMFAGSQAGMGVKVAAVTQNFNDGTTTNTSRGLDVALSGNGFFRLADSSGTVYYSRNGQFSLDANRNLVNSQGLSVTGYPATGTPPTIAAGAQPTALSVPTTMMSAKATTAATMVANLNSTDTAIPAAKTFNANDDTTYNYVNSITTYDSQGNAHDNNVYFVKTASNNWDLYSLDSSVAGSAATKMGTLQFDTSGALASATQADGTVNADGSLPIVMNTSTNGTVTPQSVGLNFTGSIQQSTGSDSIGSLTQDGYAAGQMTGYTINDDGTITGTYSNQKTQLLGQIVLSSFSNPEGLQSEGNNVWTATSSSGQAVNGVAGAGGFASMTSGALESSNVDLSAELVNMIVAQRNYQSNAQTIKTQDSILNTLVNLR; encoded by the coding sequence ATGAGCTTTTCCCAAGCAGTCAGCGGCCTGAGCGCGGCATCCACCGACCTGGACGTGATCGGTAACAACATCGCCAACTCCGCCACCGTGGGTTTCAAAACAGCGACCGCTTCTTTCGCCGATATGTTTGCCGGTTCTCAGGCAGGCATGGGCGTTAAAGTCGCGGCTGTTACGCAGAACTTTAACGATGGCACCACGACCAACACCTCACGTGGCCTGGACGTGGCGCTGAGCGGCAACGGTTTCTTCCGTCTGGCCGACAGCAGCGGCACGGTTTATTACTCGCGTAACGGCCAGTTCTCCCTTGATGCTAACCGCAATCTGGTGAACTCGCAGGGTCTGAGCGTGACAGGCTATCCGGCAACGGGTACGCCACCGACCATCGCCGCCGGTGCGCAGCCTACCGCGCTGAGCGTTCCGACCACCATGATGAGTGCGAAAGCCACTACCGCAGCCACCATGGTCGCTAATCTGAACTCTACTGACACGGCTATTCCGGCAGCGAAGACGTTCAATGCTAACGACGACACCACGTACAACTACGTCAACAGCATCACCACCTATGACTCTCAGGGTAACGCGCACGATAACAACGTGTACTTCGTGAAAACCGCGTCTAACAACTGGGATTTGTACTCACTCGACAGCAGTGTGGCCGGTTCTGCCGCCACCAAAATGGGTACGCTGCAATTTGATACCAGCGGCGCACTCGCCAGCGCAACCCAGGCTGACGGCACTGTCAATGCTGACGGTTCCCTGCCGATCGTGATGAATACCTCCACCAACGGCACCGTGACGCCGCAGTCTGTTGGCCTGAACTTCACCGGCAGTATCCAGCAGAGCACCGGCAGCGACAGCATCGGTTCCCTGACGCAGGACGGTTACGCCGCGGGTCAGATGACCGGCTACACCATCAATGATGACGGCACCATCACCGGGACTTACTCCAACCAGAAAACGCAGCTGCTGGGACAGATTGTCCTGAGTTCCTTCTCTAACCCGGAAGGCCTGCAATCTGAAGGGAACAACGTGTGGACGGCAACGTCTTCTTCCGGTCAGGCCGTTAACGGTGTGGCAGGCGCGGGTGGTTTTGCCAGCATGACCAGTGGGGCGCTGGAATCTTCCAACGTCGATCTGAGTGCTGAACT
- the flgD gene encoding flagellar hook assembly protein FlgD, translated as MAITTSINDTTDNTTITSTSSGGSSTTGASSADDLSSSFLTLLVAQLKNQDPTNPMDNSQLTSQLAQISTVSGIEKLNTTLGSISGQITSGSSVQASSLIGHGVMVSGSAILVGSDTDGTVSTTPFGFELETASDTTTATVSDSTGKVVKTISLGGQTAGVHSYTWDGTQDDGTKAPDGGYTFSINALNNGQQMVATPLNYALVNGVTTSSSGTTALDLGVRGTASVDSVRQIL; from the coding sequence ATGGCCATTACCACGTCGATTAATGACACCACAGACAACACCACGATCACCAGCACCAGTTCTGGCGGTTCGTCCACTACGGGCGCCAGTTCTGCCGATGATTTATCCAGCAGTTTTCTGACGCTGTTAGTCGCACAGCTGAAAAACCAGGATCCGACCAACCCGATGGATAACAGTCAGCTGACCAGTCAGCTGGCACAGATCAGCACCGTGAGCGGGATTGAAAAACTCAACACCACACTCGGCAGCATTTCGGGACAAATCACCAGCGGTTCTTCCGTACAGGCCAGCTCATTGATTGGTCATGGCGTCATGGTATCCGGCAGCGCCATTCTGGTTGGCAGCGATACTGACGGCACCGTCAGCACTACGCCATTCGGTTTTGAGCTGGAAACAGCGTCCGATACCACCACGGCCACCGTCAGCGATTCCACCGGCAAAGTGGTGAAAACCATCTCGCTGGGCGGTCAGACCGCCGGTGTTCACAGTTATACCTGGGACGGCACGCAGGACGATGGCACCAAAGCACCGGATGGCGGCTACACCTTCAGCATCAATGCCCTGAATAACGGACAGCAAATGGTCGCGACACCGCTTAACTATGCGCTGGTCAATGGTGTCACCACCAGTTCATCAGGCACCACAGCGCTGGATCTCGGGGTGCGGGGAACCGCTTCCGTCGATTCAGTTCGTCAGATTTTATAA
- the flgC gene encoding flagellar basal body rod protein FlgC, with protein MSMLGIFDIAGSALAAQSQRLNVSASNMANADSVTGPDGQPYKAKQVVFQVDAAPGQETGGVKVAQVVDDPSPDRLVFQPGNPMADAKGYVKMPNVDVVSEMVNTISASRSYQANVEVLNTTKSLMMKTLTLGQ; from the coding sequence ATGTCAATGCTCGGTATTTTTGATATCGCCGGTTCTGCGCTTGCTGCGCAGTCTCAGCGCCTTAACGTCAGCGCCAGTAACATGGCCAACGCCGACAGTGTGACCGGCCCTGATGGCCAGCCGTACAAAGCGAAGCAGGTTGTTTTTCAGGTGGATGCGGCGCCGGGTCAGGAAACGGGCGGCGTGAAAGTGGCGCAGGTCGTTGATGATCCGTCTCCGGACCGCCTGGTCTTCCAGCCGGGCAATCCGATGGCGGATGCCAAGGGCTATGTGAAGATGCCAAACGTAGATGTGGTCAGCGAAATGGTGAACACCATCTCCGCTTCCCGCAGTTATCAGGCCAACGTCGAAGTGCTTAACACCACCAAGTCGTTGATGATGAAAACCCTCACTCTGGGGCAATAG
- the flgB gene encoding flagellar basal body rod protein FlgB: MLDKLNAALQFQQEALNLRAQRQEILSANIANADTPGYQARDIDFASQLQKVMEQGRANGSGMSLALTSDRHIPASNVQPADMDLMYRIPDQPSADGNTVDMDRERTNFADNSVRYQTDLTVLGGQIKGMMSVLQG, encoded by the coding sequence ATGCTCGACAAATTGAACGCCGCACTACAGTTCCAACAGGAAGCGCTCAACCTGCGTGCCCAGCGGCAAGAAATACTTTCAGCCAATATTGCCAACGCCGACACCCCGGGGTATCAGGCGCGCGATATCGATTTCGCCAGTCAGTTGCAGAAGGTGATGGAGCAGGGGCGCGCGAATGGCAGCGGTATGTCTTTAGCATTGACATCCGATCGCCATATTCCGGCGTCGAACGTCCAGCCTGCAGATATGGATCTGATGTATCGGATCCCTGACCAGCCGTCAGCCGACGGTAACACGGTCGATATGGACCGTGAACGTACTAATTTCGCGGATAACAGCGTGCGCTATCAGACCGATTTGACCGTCCTCGGCGGCCAGATCAAAGGGATGATGTCGGTGCTGCAAGGATAA
- the flgA gene encoding flagellar basal body P-ring formation chaperone FlgA, giving the protein MNRQRIRRFGITLGCIVLGATSGAASYAQSVPVKNEQVKSVPASANGDTLLSSQIQQFFRQQYAQSGMQVTVLVTTPAARQPQCLSPQFMLSPNSRTWGNVSVAVNCNGQKSYVQTKVQVSGTYWVAAKNVPSGAHLAETDLQQKTGRLDLLPPKAILDSKQAINGITLRNISIGQPLTLSMLRRPWMVHAGQEVQVQATGSGFNVSSAGKAMNNAAANDSVRIRMPSGVIVNGMVGPDGSVTVEI; this is encoded by the coding sequence ATGAACAGGCAGAGAATCCGTCGTTTCGGTATCACACTGGGCTGCATCGTTCTGGGTGCGACATCCGGTGCGGCGAGTTATGCACAGTCTGTGCCCGTGAAAAACGAGCAGGTCAAAAGCGTGCCAGCTTCGGCGAACGGCGATACACTGCTGTCCTCGCAAATCCAGCAGTTCTTCCGCCAGCAATATGCGCAAAGCGGAATGCAGGTGACGGTGCTGGTCACCACACCCGCGGCGCGTCAGCCCCAGTGTTTATCACCACAATTTATGCTTTCGCCCAACAGCCGTACCTGGGGCAATGTGTCAGTAGCGGTGAACTGTAACGGGCAAAAGAGTTATGTGCAGACCAAGGTACAGGTCAGCGGCACATACTGGGTCGCGGCGAAAAATGTGCCGTCGGGCGCGCATCTGGCAGAAACGGATTTGCAGCAAAAAACAGGCCGTTTAGATTTATTGCCACCAAAGGCGATTCTCGACAGCAAGCAGGCGATTAACGGTATTACATTGCGCAATATCAGCATTGGTCAGCCGTTAACGCTTTCGATGTTACGACGTCCGTGGATGGTGCATGCAGGACAGGAAGTGCAGGTTCAGGCAACAGGCAGTGGATTTAATGTGTCGAGTGCCGGAAAGGCGATGAATAATGCAGCAGCGAATGACTCGGTGCGGATCAGAATGCCGTCAGGCGTGATTGTGAACGGGATGGTCGGCCCGGACGGCTCTGTGACAGTGGAGATTTAG
- the flgM gene encoding flagellar biosynthesis anti-sigma factor FlgM — MAIDRTQGVSPLTSIQQRDPSEASVQTARKEGTVSGTTTSGTAVTLSSAQASLTQSSAQDINTARVDELKQAIRDGKLTMDTGKIADALLQDTQDYLKGL, encoded by the coding sequence ATGGCTATCGATCGCACGCAAGGTGTTTCACCTTTAACTTCGATCCAGCAGCGCGACCCTTCTGAAGCTTCTGTTCAGACTGCGCGCAAAGAAGGCACCGTTTCTGGCACCACCACCAGCGGTACGGCGGTGACCCTGAGTTCAGCGCAAGCGTCTCTGACTCAGTCCAGTGCTCAGGACATCAACACGGCACGTGTCGACGAACTGAAACAAGCTATCCGTGATGGCAAACTGACCATGGATACCGGCAAAATTGCCGATGCTTTGTTGCAGGACACGCAGGATTATCTCAAAGGTCTTTAA
- a CDS encoding flagella synthesis protein FlgN produces the protein MKNFIKTMTTLVETLQALDQVINHEQTILCSGRVNGAALQHITEQKSSLLATVDYLDKQRRQHDERLKQNAPYLDPQGQHQPEITAMWEEVVQLTTKLSQINRHNGMLLGKQIAYNTEALAILNASQTQKFYGPNGQETVSGQTVRKISV, from the coding sequence ATGAAGAACTTTATCAAGACCATGACTACCTTGGTTGAAACGTTGCAAGCTCTGGATCAAGTGATTAATCACGAACAAACGATACTTTGCTCGGGCCGCGTTAATGGTGCTGCCCTGCAACATATCACCGAGCAGAAAAGCTCACTGTTAGCTACGGTAGACTATCTTGATAAGCAGCGTCGTCAGCATGACGAGCGCCTGAAACAAAATGCACCCTACTTAGATCCACAAGGGCAGCATCAGCCGGAAATTACGGCAATGTGGGAAGAAGTCGTGCAGCTGACCACTAAACTGAGTCAGATCAATCGCCATAACGGCATGTTACTGGGCAAACAGATTGCCTATAACACCGAGGCGCTGGCTATTCTCAATGCCAGCCAGACGCAGAAATTCTACGGACCGAACGGGCAGGAAACCGTGTCGGGGCAAACCGTACGCAAGATCTCTGTGTAG
- a CDS encoding helix-turn-helix domain-containing protein: MKRDLFAEIADGLNAWGEAGQGKRTLKTVERTVDREVRLSAVELKEIRENLNISQAVFAYYLQTALTTYQNWEQGRAKPNRQAILLIKLVEKDPATLEQLAGLV; the protein is encoded by the coding sequence ATGAAACGGGATCTGTTTGCTGAGATTGCGGATGGCCTGAATGCATGGGGTGAAGCCGGTCAGGGTAAGCGTACGCTTAAAACGGTGGAAAGAACTGTCGATCGTGAAGTGAGACTGAGCGCGGTGGAATTAAAAGAGATTCGGGAGAACCTGAATATTTCGCAGGCGGTATTTGCCTATTACCTGCAAACCGCGCTGACAACCTATCAGAACTGGGAACAGGGCAGAGCGAAACCTAACCGTCAGGCCATTTTGCTGATAAAGCTGGTCGAAAAAGACCCGGCGACATTAGAGCAGCTGGCGGGTTTGGTATAA
- a CDS encoding toxin codes for MKAIFVELPAFEANRSAYMSDDEYRILQNALLLFPTCGDVIMHTGGLRKLRFLDRQRNKGQRGGTRIIYYWWVAKSHFLLITVYGKSEVNDLTFAQKKMLGLLLKQHKAKQE; via the coding sequence ATGAAAGCTATATTTGTTGAATTACCCGCTTTTGAAGCAAACCGTTCGGCGTATATGTCCGACGATGAATATCGGATCCTGCAAAATGCGTTATTGCTTTTCCCCACTTGCGGGGATGTGATTATGCATACCGGGGGATTACGCAAACTTCGGTTTCTTGATCGTCAGAGGAATAAAGGCCAGCGGGGTGGTACGAGGATTATTTATTACTGGTGGGTCGCAAAATCGCATTTTCTTCTCATTACTGTGTATGGAAAAAGCGAAGTGAATGACCTGACATTCGCGCAAAAAAAGATGTTAGGACTGCTGTTGAAACAGCATAAGGCGAAACAAGAATGA
- a CDS encoding gamma-glutamylcyclotransferase, with product MLTRDFLRNADCKTAFGSIDESMLLTPEQRAASLSCTLARRPDNSPVWIFGYGSLMWNPVFDSEEARPAILRGYHRAFCLRLTSGRGTHAQPGRMLALRDGGQTTGLAFRLPEDKLHEELELLWKREMLTGCYRPTWCELELDDGRTVTALVFIMDSSHPQYEADTDYQVIAPLIAQASGPLGTNAQYLFALEKELNNYGMRDDCMSELVKQVRMLLSVTPGFDVPGLS from the coding sequence ATGTTAACTCGAGATTTCCTGCGTAACGCAGATTGTAAAACAGCATTCGGCAGCATTGACGAATCAATGCTCCTGACCCCTGAACAACGTGCCGCCTCACTGAGCTGCACACTGGCGCGTCGCCCCGATAACAGCCCCGTCTGGATTTTTGGCTACGGTTCGCTGATGTGGAATCCGGTTTTCGATTCCGAAGAGGCGCGGCCTGCGATTTTGCGCGGCTATCACCGTGCCTTCTGCTTACGTCTGACTTCAGGGCGCGGAACCCATGCGCAACCGGGCCGCATGCTGGCACTGCGTGATGGCGGGCAGACCACCGGGCTGGCATTCCGTCTGCCGGAAGACAAACTGCACGAAGAACTCGAATTGCTGTGGAAGCGTGAAATGCTGACCGGCTGCTATCGTCCGACCTGGTGCGAGTTAGAACTCGATGATGGCCGCACGGTGACAGCGCTGGTGTTTATCATGGACTCCTCACACCCGCAGTACGAAGCGGATACCGATTATCAGGTTATCGCGCCCCTGATTGCGCAGGCCAGTGGTCCGCTTGGCACCAACGCACAGTATTTGTTTGCACTGGAAAAAGAGCTCAACAATTACGGCATGCGTGATGACTGCATGAGCGAACTGGTAAAACAGGTGCGGATGCTGCTGTCGGTCACGCCCGGCTTTGATGTGCCCGGCCTGAGTTAA
- the chaB gene encoding putative cation transport regulator ChaB — translation MPYQNRSALPDSVRHVLPAHAQDIYKEAFNSAWDEYAKPKDRQGDDSREETAHKVAWAAVKHSYKKGDDDKWHPKKS, via the coding sequence ATGCCTTATCAGAACCGCTCAGCGTTGCCTGACTCTGTTCGTCATGTTCTTCCGGCACATGCGCAGGATATCTATAAAGAAGCCTTTAACAGCGCGTGGGATGAGTATGCAAAGCCAAAAGATCGTCAGGGTGATGATTCCCGGGAAGAGACCGCGCACAAAGTCGCGTGGGCCGCAGTAAAACACAGCTATAAAAAAGGCGATGACGACAAATGGCATCCTAAAAAATCCTGA
- the chaA gene encoding sodium-potassium/proton antiporter ChaA: MVSSQEHPKVKTRHQEYSLIFPIAALIVLVFWGNSSNFASVVGINLIALIGILASAFSVVRHADVLAHRLGEPYGSLILSLSVVILEVSLISALMATGDAAPALMRDTLFSIIMIVTAGLVGVALLLGGRKFATQYVNLGGIKQYLMAIFPLAVIVLVLPAALPAGNFSTPQALFVAVISAAMYGVFLLIQTKTHQSLFIYEHEDEGEEDGHGKPSSKSNLTHTLWLIVHLVLVIAVTKFNANPLESLLTELNAPAQFTGFLVALLILSPEGLGALKAVLKNQVQRAMNLFFGSVLATISLTVPAVTVIATLTGQELIFSLAPANIVVMLAVMILCQISFSTGRTNVLNGTAHLALFCAYMMLIML, translated from the coding sequence ATGGTGTCTTCACAGGAACATCCAAAAGTAAAAACCCGCCATCAGGAATACTCCCTGATTTTCCCTATTGCTGCCCTTATCGTTCTCGTCTTCTGGGGCAACAGCAGTAACTTTGCCTCAGTCGTCGGCATCAATTTAATCGCGCTGATCGGTATTCTCGCCAGCGCCTTCAGCGTAGTACGTCACGCCGATGTCCTGGCACACCGTCTGGGCGAACCTTACGGCTCACTCATCCTCAGCCTTTCAGTGGTCATCCTCGAAGTCAGTCTGATTTCGGCCCTGATGGCGACAGGCGATGCCGCTCCGGCGCTGATGCGTGACACCTTATTCTCGATCATCATGATTGTTACTGCCGGTCTGGTCGGCGTTGCCCTGCTGCTCGGTGGCCGTAAATTTGCCACCCAGTATGTCAATCTCGGTGGTATCAAACAGTATCTGATGGCGATTTTCCCGCTGGCGGTGATCGTTCTCGTTCTGCCTGCCGCCCTGCCCGCTGGCAACTTCTCCACGCCACAGGCGTTGTTCGTTGCGGTAATTTCAGCGGCGATGTACGGCGTTTTTCTGCTTATTCAGACCAAAACTCACCAGAGTCTGTTTATTTACGAGCATGAAGATGAAGGCGAAGAAGATGGACACGGAAAACCGTCTTCAAAGAGTAATCTGACGCACACACTGTGGCTGATTGTCCATCTGGTGCTGGTCATTGCTGTTACCAAATTCAATGCTAACCCGCTGGAAAGTCTGCTGACCGAACTGAACGCCCCTGCGCAGTTCACCGGCTTCCTGGTCGCGTTGCTTATTCTTTCTCCTGAAGGTCTGGGTGCCCTGAAAGCGGTACTGAAGAATCAGGTACAGCGTGCCATGAATTTATTCTTCGGTTCCGTGCTGGCAACGATCTCACTGACCGTTCCTGCGGTCACCGTGATTGCCACCCTGACCGGTCAGGAACTGATTTTCAGCCTGGCGCCAGCCAACATTGTGGTGATGCTGGCGGTTATGATCCTGTGCCAGATATCGTTCTCGACCGGGCGAACCAATGTGCTTAATGGTACTGCGCATCTGGCGTTGTTCTGTGCGTATATGATGCTGATAATGCTGTAA
- the narI gene encoding respiratory nitrate reductase subunit gamma: MTDFLNNFFFNIYPYLCGTVFLVGSWLRYDYGQYSWRAGSSQLLEKKTLRIASPLFHVGILGIIAGHAFGMLTPHWMYESFLPVPVKQQMAMWAGGACGVMTLIGGGMLVWRRLSNERVRATSSFGDIMIIILLVVQCALGLSTIPFSAQHMDGSEMMKLVGWAQSVVTFRGGAAAHLDGVAFIFRVHLVLGMTLFLLFPFCRLVHIWSAPVEYLTRRYQLVRNRR; encoded by the coding sequence ATGACCGACTTCCTCAACAACTTCTTTTTCAATATCTATCCGTATCTGTGCGGCACGGTATTTCTGGTCGGCAGCTGGCTGCGTTATGACTACGGTCAGTACAGCTGGCGTGCGGGCTCCAGCCAGTTGCTGGAGAAGAAAACGCTGCGCATCGCTTCGCCGTTGTTCCACGTCGGTATTCTCGGCATTATCGCCGGTCATGCCTTCGGGATGCTGACGCCGCACTGGATGTATGAATCCTTCCTGCCGGTGCCGGTGAAACAGCAAATGGCGATGTGGGCGGGTGGCGCGTGTGGTGTGATGACCCTGATCGGCGGCGGTATGCTGGTGTGGCGTCGTCTGAGCAACGAGCGTGTGCGTGCGACGTCCAGCTTTGGTGACATCATGATCATCATTCTGCTGGTGGTGCAATGTGCGCTGGGTCTGAGCACCATTCCGTTCTCTGCACAGCATATGGACGGCAGCGAAATGATGAAACTGGTCGGCTGGGCGCAGTCGGTCGTGACATTCCGTGGCGGTGCGGCCGCGCATCTGGACGGCGTAGCATTTATCTTCCGCGTGCATCTGGTGCTGGGGATGACCTTATTCCTGCTGTTCCCGTTCTGCCGTCTGGTGCATATCTGGAGCGCGCCGGTGGAATATCTGACCCGTCGTTATCAGCTGGTACGTAATCGTCGCTGA
- the narJ gene encoding nitrate reductase molybdenum cofactor assembly chaperone gives MNSLRIIGLLLDYPSEDLWEHKMELLEAVTQSAELNAEQRLDLALYITDFCKRDLLDAQSAYTGLFDRGRATSLLLFEHVHGESRDRGQAMVDLMAQYREAGLEIDSRELPDYLPLYLEYLTTRDEQQARYGLRDIAPILALLSARLQERDSHYAELFDLLLAMSGSDIATATVREGIKQEARDDTPAALDAVWEEEQIKFLGEQSCASGEEAAHQKRFAGAVAPQYLNLDEMPAGEPRK, from the coding sequence ATGAACAGTTTACGCATCATCGGCCTGCTGCTGGATTATCCGTCCGAAGACTTGTGGGAACACAAGATGGAGCTTCTCGAGGCGGTCACCCAGTCAGCTGAACTGAACGCAGAACAGCGTCTGGATCTGGCGCTGTACATCACAGATTTCTGTAAAAGGGATCTGCTGGATGCGCAGTCGGCGTATACCGGTTTGTTCGATCGCGGCCGCGCCACATCGTTACTGTTGTTTGAGCACGTGCATGGTGAATCCCGTGACCGCGGTCAGGCAATGGTTGATCTGATGGCGCAATATCGCGAAGCCGGGCTGGAAATTGACAGCCGTGAGCTGCCCGATTATCTGCCGCTGTACCTGGAATATCTCACCACGCGTGACGAACAACAGGCCCGCTACGGCCTGCGCGATATCGCGCCAATCCTGGCCTTGCTGAGTGCCCGTTTGCAGGAGCGTGACAGCCATTACGCCGAACTGTTTGATTTACTGCTGGCGATGTCCGGCAGTGATATCGCCACCGCAACGGTGCGCGAAGGAATTAAACAGGAAGCCCGTGATGACACGCCTGCTGCGCTGGACGCGGTATGGGAAGAGGAGCAAATCAAGTTCCTCGGTGAGCAAAGTTGTGCGTCGGGTGAAGAAGCCGCGCACCAGAAACGCTTTGCCGGTGCGGTCGCACCACAGTATCTGAACCTTGATGAAATGCCTGCGGGGGAACCACGCAAATGA
- the narH gene encoding nitrate reductase subunit beta: protein MKIRSQVGMVLNLDKCIGCHTCSVTCKNVWTSREGMEYAWFNNVETKPGLGYPHDWENQEKWKGGWIRKINGKLQPRMGNKANLLHKIFANPHMPEIDDYYEPFDFDYQHLHTAKDSKHQPVARPRSLLTGKRMKKITGGPNWEDDLGTEFSKRSADQNFANMQKEMYGEFENTFMAYLPRLCEHCLNPACVATCPSGAIYKRGEDGIVLIDQDKCRGWRMCLTGCPYKKIYFNWKSGKSEKCIFCYPRIEAGQPTVCSETCVGRIRYLGVVLYDADRIAEAASVENDKDLYESQMSIFLDPNDPEVIAQAEKDGIPISVMDAARQSPVYKMAIEWKLALPLHPEYRTLPMVWYVPPLSPIQSAADAGALPHSGVLPDVESLRIPVQYLANLLTAGDTAPVLRALKRMLAMRHFKRAETVDGITDTSALEQVGLSAAQAEEMYRYLAIANYEDRFVVPSSHREQAREAFPEAKGCGFSFGDGCHGSDSKFNLFNSKRIDAIDIGAKTERKG, encoded by the coding sequence ATGAAAATTCGTTCACAAGTCGGCATGGTGCTGAATCTCGACAAATGCATTGGCTGCCACACCTGTTCCGTGACCTGTAAAAACGTCTGGACCAGCCGTGAAGGGATGGAATACGCGTGGTTCAATAACGTGGAAACCAAACCGGGTCTGGGTTATCCGCACGACTGGGAAAACCAGGAAAAATGGAAGGGCGGCTGGATCCGCAAAATCAACGGCAAACTGCAGCCGCGTATGGGCAACAAAGCCAACCTGCTGCATAAAATCTTCGCCAACCCGCATATGCCGGAAATCGATGATTATTACGAGCCGTTTGATTTTGATTATCAGCATCTGCACACCGCAAAAGACAGTAAACATCAGCCGGTAGCCCGTCCGCGTTCACTGCTGACCGGCAAACGCATGAAGAAAATTACCGGCGGCCCGAACTGGGAAGACGATCTGGGCACCGAGTTCAGCAAACGTTCTGCCGATCAGAACTTCGCCAATATGCAGAAAGAAATGTACGGCGAGTTCGAAAATACCTTTATGGCGTACCTGCCGCGTCTGTGCGAACACTGCCTGAACCCGGCGTGTGTGGCGACCTGTCCGAGCGGTGCGATTTATAAGCGCGGCGAAGACGGCATCGTGCTGATCGACCAGGACAAATGCCGCGGCTGGCGCATGTGCCTGACCGGCTGTCCGTACAAAAAAATCTACTTCAACTGGAAAAGCGGCAAGTCAGAAAAATGTATTTTCTGTTATCCGCGCATCGAAGCGGGCCAGCCAACGGTCTGTTCCGAAACCTGCGTCGGCCGTATCCGCTATCTCGGCGTGGTGTTGTATGACGCCGACCGTATTGCCGAAGCCGCGTCAGTTGAGAACGATAAAGATCTCTACGAAAGCCAGATGAGCATCTTCCTCGATCCGAACGATCCTGAAGTGATCGCTCAGGCTGAAAAAGACGGCATTCCGATTTCTGTGATGGACGCTGCGCGCCAGTCGCCGGTCTATAAAATGGCGATTGAATGGAAGCTGGCACTGCCGCTGCATCCGGAATACCGCACATTGCCGATGGTCTGGTACGTGCCGCCGCTGTCTCCGATCCAGTCCGCTGCCGACGCCGGTGCTTTACCGCACAGCGGCGTGCTGCCGGACGTCGAAAGTCTGCGTATTCCTGTGCAATATCTGGCGAACCTGCTGACGGCGGGCGACACCGCACCGGTGCTGCGTGCGCTGAAACGTATGCTGGCGATGCGTCACTTCAAACGTGCTGAAACGGTTGACGGCATCACGGATACCAGCGCGCTGGAGCAGGTCGGATTGTCTGCGGCGCAGGCGGAAGAGATGTACCGCTATCTGGCGATTGCCAACTACGAAGACCGTTTCGTGGTGCCATCCAGCCATCGTGAACAGGCGCGGGAAGCCTTCCCGGAAGCCAAGGGTTGTGGTTTCAGCTTCGGTGACGGTTGTCACGGCAGCGACAGCAAATTCAACCTGTTCAACAGCAAACGCATTGATGCCATCGACATCGGCGCGAAAACTGAAAGGAAGGGCTAA